The genomic DNA CGTTTCTTGTTGAGCAAAAAATATGAGCAATGACTCTCTTCAATACGTAGTGGTCACACTCTAACTTCCAAAAAGCTAAGCAAGTATTCCTGCAAAATCAAGTAGCAGAACATAAGCTCCAAAAAAATTATAGGAGAAAATAAGTAATCCTTTATTCATGAGATATGGTTTGTGTCTAGTTAAACTAAACAAGAATATTTGTTAATTTCTAAATCTAATTGTTGATCTAGATCTTCATTTGGGTTGTGGACCATATTAGAGGCCATGCATTTTTTTGATTTATGTAGTTGATCAATATGCAATGGGTTTTAGTCATTGTTAGTTCCGATTCATGTGTATAGCATTTCAAGCTCATACCTTATTTCCTTAGGAAGCGACCATCGCCATGATCAGGATGACATGGACTCTCATGTGATCTACTTTCTTCATCAATCCTTTCATCCATAGTCAATCCATCCGCTTTTGTGCAGCTTTGCTTGGTGTAAACAGGTTCTTCTTCTATAGGTTCCTGATTACCAGGAAAAGCTAATCGATATGACGAATCATCTTTGAGTTTTCCTTTCTGCAGATAATTGTCCTCAATTGCAGTGTAATCCGAGTTTTGCAATATGCTCGGAATGGGCTTTATGCCATCAAATTCATTGGTATTGCCCATCTCTAAGTCAACTTTCTCCTTTATGCCAACAATTTCTAGCAAACCATCTGGAGAAGCAGAATCGCGAATTGCATCCTGGAGTACCCATGCCCGGAAGTCATTCAAGGAAGGAGGAATCTTTGAGAAGAAGACATCTTTAACATTTCCAAACAAGCTCTTGTTATATGGATTCTCCTTCTTATCATAGCGATAACGGAAGTTCTCGTATGTTGTCTGCAGAAAAGGAAACAAATAGTTGTTCAGTTAATACTCAGATATGAAATCTTACATACAAAGTCAAAATGTAAAACACACAATTATGGTCATGAAGCTTTAGAACTACCTGATTGGTGCTGAGTAAGTAGAGATGGAATGCTGTCAAACCACCTACGAACCAAACCGATAAGAAGGTATAAATGATGAGAATAAGCGATACAATCTCGCCTCTCATAGACCTCCAGATAGAATTCTCATAATTTTTTCGTTCTCCGAGTATGTTTAACCATGAGAAAGTGAAGACATATATACATAGAAAGGTTGACGATGAGATGAACAAGAAGAAGGACCGATAGTTGCGCTGCATATTTAAGAGGAGTTGCTCAAactcaaaaacaaaaacaaaagatgGGTGCACTCCTTTCAGTAATTGACATATTTAATTTGAAGCCTGAAAATGTGTAGGATACTTACTACACCAATGCACTGACCAACCCATGGACAATGGTGATCAAACTTTTGAACGCAATTGTTGCAGACCGAGCAATGAGAAGCACGGGGCGGGCGATAGAATAAACATGTGTCACAAAACTTAACTCTTACATTGAAACCGTTGACATTAACATCTTTCGTACGCGGTAACCTGATGTTTGGAGTTGCTTGACTGACCCATTCCATCGAGCGAGGGGTAAAATCAAACGCTGCAGAATCAGGTGCTCTAGGATTCCTTGGTATTATTCCTGGATCTCTGCTAGAAGTCATTACAAGAAAACACAAATCCTGCATAACAAAAATATAAGTTTCTCAATCGACAACTTCGATGTGCCTTAATTCAAGTGCTTATCTGAATATATAGGTGCTGTTTTATAATATACGACTTACTGCTACTGTGACCAGAATTGCAATGATCAATACTGGAAACCCAAGTATTTGATTATGGTGGTTGCTGTCAATCTCTTCATGTTTATGTATTTTAACAACTGCTTGCAAGCAAAATGCAATTGATGGAGCAGCGACTAGAAACATAGTCAGAAAAAGTGAAGCAACATCTGGACCAAATATCAACCTCCCACCACAGAAGAATCTCTGAGAAACAGAAAACATTGTGATCGGTAGTTGCAAAATTTTTGCAAGTCGATCATAAATGATTACCATAGAGTAATTCTACACATACACTTGATTTTTTATCCACATCACTCAAATCTGATTGATTTGTTGCATATAACTTCGTTTATAAAGATTTGCTAAGGTTTTGTTGAAGCAGAGGAAAATGGTGTTTTATATGAAATTATATGTTCAAGAATTAATGAAGATTAGTCTACAAAAAGAATGCATCTTCAAATCATGGCCAATCATCCAAAGCGATGTTAAGAATTGAGCGATAAATGAAATATGATGCAGAAATTGTTGAACAAAACGATATAAACCTAATTCTTCGCCAATTTCACAATAACCAAAAGGGGGGAGAATTCCTTACATTGTTTCCTTTCCAAACCGTGTATAGCCGCTTCAGTTGGGACATTTCCATCCCAACAAGGAACAATTTTTTCGATCCAGATCCAAATTTTAGGTCAGAAACACTCGAATTCCCAAGAAATTGATCTTCGGTTCCCTCTTTCTCTAGCTCTCCCGATCGGCTTCCTCTTCCTTTTCCACGGTGTTGGGGATCAGAACCAGTCTTCCCCAGCTCATGCCTCTCGGTTGTCGCCTCTAATTAGGGAAAGCGGTCTCTGCATTCGTTTGGCCGGTGCGCGCTCTTCTCGATTACTCCTCTTGCTGCGGCCTTTCCGCGGCAATTTGTTGACTCACAGTGGCAACGGTGGttggaaaaatataagaaaggggAAACTGCATTGAAGTCCTTCAATGTTCAAAAATCCCCCGTTAAAAaagtaaactttttcaaaaaaaaaaaacaaccctaAGTTCAATGAATGTTAAAATACCTCCTCTTTAAACTTCCAAAACACTTGTCGAAATCTACCTCTGCCATGCCATGAATGATGGGAGGATGAGAGCTCATGTCTGATTCTCATTAGCTATGTTGTTATTGATTAATGTTTAAATTAAATGCTTAATAGTGTTAAAATGTTGGATAAAATGGAATAACATTTTAAATTTGGCaggataaattatgatttaaaaaaccATGAACCCCTAAAATAACAAAACAATCTGTTAATTTCAATAACAAAGTGAAAATTTCTCCAATTTGTATTTATCTTTCATTAATTGATTGTAAAAAgtaaaatgataataataaaacttGAGAACCTAATTTTAAAAAGTGGTAAAAGACTAGAAGTAAATTTATTAAAAGTCGGGAATAAAGCAAAATTTACTCTTGCTTTTAATGGATAGATCAATTtcattattttacaaaattattttaattatagcaATGATATTCATGTATAGTTATGTAAATATTATACAATTATAGtactataaaaaaataataaactcaAGTTAATTTTATTGATTAGTTCTAGTAccatgaaatttttttattggCCATCAAGATAAATCAAGAAGTGTACATGACGAGCAACCTAGAAATTCAACATCTGTGCCTTATTTagaagaaaattttctataaatacATCATAGTTGGAAATCAAACTATATATACCTAGTGACAACTTAGATGTCCTATCATGATATCATAACTCAAGGGCAATACAATGTTGATTAgtgttaattaaaaataaaaaattaattatggataattattataatataatattaaagtTGGCTACAATTAAAGTGTATAGTTATGTAATTATCACATTATTATTAGTATTGATGAaagttaaaatattattataatatagtATTGATAATAAAATATTCATATTATGTACTATAACTACTAAAAtatattgattaaaattaaaatgtatATATTATAGTCACTATAAAATTGTAGCCGTTAATACAACACgtaaagaaataaaacaaagctagtttttaaaaagattaagtagaaaaaaaatccccgatcataattttaatttcgtATGCAGtcataattataaaaaattttgtttttacttcctgtatgtaaaattttatttacttcaaCTCCATAATATAAATATTGTTACATAATtgtccctcagattttttagatacaaaaggtccaaaaattagtataatttctcttaaaatcAATACTTTacactagaattgagtatattttctataaaattgagcacgacttttttcctattttaatataattcctcctaaattcagccatttaaagaaaatctagtatattttctatccaattgagtatcatttaaagaaaatctagtatatttttcatcaaattgAAGTGAAAAAAGAttgtgctcaatttgatagaaaatatactaaaataagtataattcctcttaaagtcaacactttatactagaatcgagtatatttttttattaaaattgctcctcatatttttaggtacaaatagtctaaaaatgagtataatttttgttaaattcagcactttaaactagaactgaatatattttctattaaattgagcacgacttttttcttgcttaatataatttctcctaaattcaacaccatttaaagaaaatctaatatattttccatccaattgaatattgatcttgtccgaaagtcaAAGAGACGGATGCTAGGGACGTGGTGCTTTTGCTGACCTCTGGTGGACTCGGCTCCCACCTGCAACACAAGCagtgtcagtgccgagccagggtaGGGGTCCCCggtgatgaccctccgacgcttaagtcaatcTCCGGCGAAGCAAGAAGATGCAAAGAGAATTGTAGCGCAATAGAATAAATcgcgagaaaagcatacctccgccAATACCTGGacccccccccctttatataagGCTCTTGTAGCATGTGTGCACGTTTCTTAAAGCGAGTACGCTATCCCAAGCTTTCCCTGAAGAGACATGTCAGTAAAATATCCCTGGCATAGTAccttaacgggtcgagcatatctctaaagtgacattggaagtttccaccgtacgatcttctgtctctccatgccgcctgtcagcggcactagctcccaaaaggatgtcgaaggatatccCACTGTGTCTATTGCTCGGCTGAGCGGAATGGTTGCTCGGCCAGGATTCCGATATCCTTGCGTCCACTGCCACACCGAACGGGATAATCGCTCAACTGAAGGTCCCTTGTCCAAGTGTCGTCCattgctgggccgagcgggatgaccACTCGGCCGGAAGCCCACTGTCCACATGCTCTATTTCATGGTCGAGCGGGATAGCTGCTCGGCGGTAGTTCACTGTCTGTGTGCTCGACTGATGTCGAGtctgctgctaggccgagcggatgAGCTGCTCGGCTTGGGTTATGCGCGTCCCATGAGCGTCAGTTTGATTACTACGTGTTGGAGATGGTGGGTTGGTGCTTAACTCACGGTCGGAATATGCCTCGCCCGACCTGCCAAGACCGTCCGTTCGACCGGCCAagatcatcttgactttgacctccattaaCCTCCACCATGGCAACGGGATGAGGCCCCTCATCATCATTGCAtcaatttaaagaaaatctagtatatttttcatccaattgaggtggaaaaagtatcttgctcaatttgatagaaaatatactaaattctaaTTTAACATACTGAATTTAAGGAgctatacttatttttagattttttatatttaaaatatcataattaggtaaatatatttgatcctgtctgagtgtaaaataccgaaaatgggcgaataaccataagggaattttttaaaagttttagaaatttttcgaaaatttttcggagaccaTATGGCTTcgattacggggataaaaattgagccccgggaaagcctgtttacgcaaccccatttaagcgaggaaatgtttgatttttttctttttattttcctttttctttttcttatttttcctacCCCGAACCCGTGCCCTAGCCCTTGACGTCATCTCCCCTCCTCCCTCCCGTCGTCTCCTCCCTAGTCTTCTGTTCCCTTTCGTAACCGGCGTCGCACACGATGGTTTCCTCCCCTCACGTACAAAATCCATCGGCAAAGGGGATACATGAAGCCTCGCCTCTTCCTTTTTCCCTTTGGCTCCCGCGACGCCGAAACTCCTTGTTCCCTCTGCCTTAGCGTCGACCTTCATCTTGTCGATTCTCCTGTGCTGATGTTGTGCCAAAGCACCGCCGGCCTTGTCTCCCTTTCTCGGAGTCACCCTCTGCACGGAAGAGTCAAGCCCTAGACGAGCCCCTGCCGATCTCCCCAACTCAAGCCTCTGTCGATCTCACGG from Zingiber officinale cultivar Zhangliang chromosome 4A, Zo_v1.1, whole genome shotgun sequence includes the following:
- the LOC121971680 gene encoding probable protein S-acyltransferase 1 isoform X1 — protein: MEMSQLKRLYTVWKGNNRFFCGGRLIFGPDVASLFLTMFLVAAPSIAFCLQAVVKIHKHEEIDSNHHNQILGFPVLIIAILVTVADLCFLVMTSSRDPGIIPRNPRAPDSAAFDFTPRSMEWVSQATPNIRLPRTKDVNVNGFNVRVKFCDTCLFYRPPRASHCSVCNNCVQKFDHHCPWVGQCIGVRNYRSFFLFISSSTFLCIYVFTFSWLNILGERKNYENSIWRSMRGEIVSLILIIYTFLSVWFVGGLTAFHLYLLSTNQTTYENFRYRYDKKENPYNKSLFGNVKDVFFSKIPPSLNDFRAWVLQDAIRDSASPDGLLEIVGIKEKVDLEMGNTNEFDGIKPIPSILQNSDYTAIEDNYLQKGKLKDDSSYRLAFPGNQEPIEEEPVYTKQSCTKADGLTMDERIDEESRSHESPCHPDHGDGRFLRK
- the LOC121971680 gene encoding probable protein S-acyltransferase 4 isoform X2: MEMSQLKRLYTVWKGNNDLCFLVMTSSRDPGIIPRNPRAPDSAAFDFTPRSMEWVSQATPNIRLPRTKDVNVNGFNVRVKFCDTCLFYRPPRASHCSVCNNCVQKFDHHCPWVGQCIGVRNYRSFFLFISSSTFLCIYVFTFSWLNILGERKNYENSIWRSMRGEIVSLILIIYTFLSVWFVGGLTAFHLYLLSTNQTTYENFRYRYDKKENPYNKSLFGNVKDVFFSKIPPSLNDFRAWVLQDAIRDSASPDGLLEIVGIKEKVDLEMGNTNEFDGIKPIPSILQNSDYTAIEDNYLQKGKLKDDSSYRLAFPGNQEPIEEEPVYTKQSCTKADGLTMDERIDEESRSHESPCHPDHGDGRFLRK